Proteins found in one Arachis stenosperma cultivar V10309 chromosome 8, arast.V10309.gnm1.PFL2, whole genome shotgun sequence genomic segment:
- the LOC130945467 gene encoding uncharacterized protein LOC130945467, whose product MAGEDSFIVLVHHRGSIKRKTRSGVKFTDKDPLCIIMSSTTSYDDLARSVLQKLGLEGVKRLGGSNRNTNTLATVAGSSSSPAFASSSVPAYEPPAPPVASPSFAVDLNSSVGDEVGTAELVPTSVHCAAPTEAGDELFEDVEDDDVEPDMIGDDSADDIGASEPAGAGGGSSSGTQQYPPHFSSLDLDAMRQPGVPCEVAGFGARDAEGSAGMTEFQVGQQFQDKKDALLSVKTYSIRRGVQYKVLEFDYRRYVGKCSEFGNGCTWLIQLSLRQRKGIWEVKRYNGPHTCLASSISSDYRSLDYHVISAFIMPMVRADASVSIKVLLNVTASHYGFRPTYRRVWMAKQKAVALIYGDWDESYNELPRWVLGVQVTMPGSIAVLQTSPVRVGGQLDESKAYFHRLFWTFPPCIEAFRHCKSLVSIDGTYLYGKYRGTLLAAIAQDGNSNILPVAFALVEGENAESWSFFLSHLRQHVTPQPGLLVIFDRHNGIKAALEAPDGG is encoded by the exons ATGGCTGGTGAGGACAGTTTTATAGTGTTGGTTCACCACAGAGGATCGATTAAGAGGAAAACTCGGTCAGGTGTCAAGTTCACCgataaggatcctctttgtATTATCATGAGTTCTACGACGAGTTATGATGACCTTGCTAGGTCGGTATTGCAGAAACTTGGTCTAGAAGGTGTTAAACgg CTCGGGGGTTCGAACCGGAATACCAACACTTTAGCGACGGTTGCCGGTTCTAGCTCAAGTCCTGCCTTTGCATCTTCCTCAGTCCCTGCGTACGAGCCACCCGCCCCGCCTGTCGCCTCCCCTTCGTTCGCTGTTGATCTCAACAGCAGTGTTGGCGACGAGGTTGGAACAGCGGAACTTGTACCTACCTCTGTACACTGTGCTGCACCGACTGAGGCTGGAGATGAATTGTTTGAAGATGTAGAGGACGATGATGTCGAGCCGGATATGATTGGTGATGATAGTGCCGATGATATTGGAGCCAGTGAGCCTGCCGGTGCCGGTGGTGGCTCTAGCTCTGGCACACAGCAGTACCCTCCacatttttcatctttggacctGGATGCCATGAGGCAGCCGGGGGTACCTTGTGAGGTTGCAGGATTTGGCGCAAGAGATGCAGAAGGGTCAGCTGGTATGACAGAGTTCCAGGTTGGTCAGCAATTTCAGGATAAGAAGGATGCCCTGTTAAGTGTGAAGACTTACAGCATCCGCCGAGGTGTACAGTACAAGGTTTTGGAGTTTGATTATCGCCGTTACGTTGGCAAGTGTTCTGAGTTCGGGAATGGGTGCACATGGTTGATTCAGCTGAGTCTCCGGCAGCGCAAGGGCATATGGGAGGTCAAACGGTACAATGGACCGCATACTTGTCTCGCCAGCTCTATCTCCAGTGATTATAGGAGTTTGGATTATCATGTGATATCGGCATTCATTATGCCAATGGTTAGAGCTGATGCATCCGTTAGCATCAAGGTGCTCCTAAATGTGACTGCCTCGCACTATGGGTTCAGGCCGACCTACAGGAGGGTCTGGATGGCGAAGCAGAAGGCTGTTGCGCTCATTTATGGTGACTGGGATGAGTCTTACAACGAGCTCCCAAGGTGGGTGTTAGGAGTGCAGGTGACGATGCCTGGTTCTATTGCAGTTCTTCAGACTAGCCCTGTTCGAGTTGGGGGACAGCTGGACGAATCTAAGGCATACTTTCACAGACTGTTCTGGACTTTTCCACCGTGTATCGAGGCATTTCGTCATTGCAAGTCATTGGTTAGTATTGATGGGACCTATCTATATGGAAAGTATAGGGGTACTCTACTTGCTGCAATTGCACAGGACGGGAACTCCAACATACTCCCTGTTGCATTCGCACTAGTCGAGGGTGAGAATGCTGAGTCTTGGTCATTCTTTCTCTCCCACCTCCGTCAGCACGTTACACCACAGCCGGGTCTGCTCGTTATCTTTGACAGGCATAACGGCATCAAGGCCGCCCTTGAGGCTCCCGACGGGGGCTAG